Genomic window (Thiohalophilus sp.):
GATTGACCGACACCACCAGCGGTTCTTCCCCGGTCTCATCCAGGGTTTTCGCGCCCGACTCGGGCAGACTGACCTCAACCCCCTGGCTCAGCAAGGGGGCAGTCACCATGAAGATGATCAGCAGTACCAGCATGACATCAATGTAGGGCACCACATTGATCTCCGACATGCGTTTACGCTTGACGCGTCCGCTGGTGACTTTCATGACGAGTCCGCTGCGCTGCTGGTATGAGTTTGACGTTGCAGAATACTGGAGAACTCTTCAGCGAAAATATCGTATTTGCTGATCAACCGCTCCACGTCATTGGAATAGCGGTTATAGGCAATCACGGCCGGAATCGCCGCGAACAGGCCCATCGCCGTGGCGATCAACGCCTCGGCAATACCCGGCGCGACGGTGGCAATGGTCGCCTGTTTGACCGCGCCCAGCCCCATGAATGAATTCATAATGCCCCAGACGGTCCCGAACAGACCGACATAGGGGCTGGTGGAGCCGACCGTGGCCAGAAAAGAGAGATGATTTTCCAGGCGATCGATCTCACGGTTCAATGCCACCCGCATGGCCCGCTGGGCACCTTCAATCACGGCCATCGAGTCCACATTACGATTCTTGCGCAGCTGCGCAAATTCACGGAAACCGGACTCGAAGATCAGCTCCATGCCTTCCAGTCGGCCTCGTCGGCTGGAGAGTCGTTTATACAGATCCCCCAGATCGACCCCGGACCAGAAACGCCGTTCAAACTGCTCGGCGGCCGCCCGCGCCCGTTTAATCACCGCGTATTTAAAAAAGATCAGCGTCCAGGAGAGGATCGAGACAACCAGCAACAACAACATGACCAGCTGCACAACAAAGCTGGCTTCGAGAATCAGGTGGGTGATCGACATTTCCGGCAACGTGTATTTCCCCTGTTTAATATCATGGGTCTGGTAATGAACTTTGTCACGGCCAGACCAAATCGGCCTGACTGAAACAAATGTATTTTAGAACCACCGACGACACCGAAGGTACTGAATGTGCCGAACCAGACTCCAGGTTAAGAAGTACCTTTTCGGTAATTTCGGTGTCTTCAGTAGTTACTGCCTCACTGCTGAAAGGTGCATTCAAGGACTGTCCGTCAAACAACCAGTTTTTGTTGTAACTCCCCCGGAATCGCGCGCGGCCTGAACGTTAACGCATCCAGGCTGGCGATTTTGACTTCGCCATCACACAACAGGACATTGCCCGCTTCACGGTATATGGCCTGGGCGAACGTCAGGCTGGCCTTGCCGGCTTCCGCCACACGGGCACTGACGACCAGTTTTTCGTTAAACCGGGCCGGCTGACGATAATCGACCGTCACCCGGCGTACGGCAAATAAGACATTGTGTTGCGCGATGAGTTCATCCTGTTCAAAACCCAGCTTGCGCAACCACTCGGTACGGGCCCGCTCCATGAATTTGAGATAATTGGCGTAATACACCACCCCACCGGCATCCGTATCTTCGTAATAAACCCGCACCGGCCACAGGAACTCGTTCACGATTCCTTACTCCAAAAAACTTTAACGCAGAGGCGCAAAGGCGCAGAGAACGCAAAGACTTTCAGGAAAATGGCCGCATTGATTTGATGAACGACTCTGTAAATTCCGATATCCGTTGTTGAAATCATCTCTGACAAAACCAATAAAACTCTGCGATCTTTGCGTCTTTGCGCCTCTGCGTTGAAAAATTATTTTTATTGATTGTCGAAAAGTTCAAGGGAACTGGCCGCGGTTTCTGTCGCCGGCGCCGGCAGGCCGAAGTGGAGATAGGCATGGCGGGTGGCCATGCGCCCGCGCGGGGTGCGCATCATAAAGCCCTGCTGGATCAGGTAGGGTTCGAGCACGTCCTCGATGGTGCCGCGTTCCTCGCCGATGGCGGCGGCCAAGTTGTCAATGCCCACCGGTCCGCCGCTGAATTTTTCGATGATGGTCAGCAGCAGTTTGCGATCCATCATGTCAAAACCGTGGTTATCCACATCCAGCATATCCAGCGCCTCGTGGGCCACGGCGGCGCTGATGCGCCCGTCCGATTTGACCTGGGCGTAGTCGCGTACGCGGCGTAGCAAGCGGTTGGTTATGCGCGGTGTGCCACGGGAGCGCCGGGCAATCTCCAGGGCGCCCTCATCCTCAATCTCCACCTCGAGAATCTGCGCGGAACGACGCACGATACGCAAGAGATCGTCCGGGCTGTAAAATTCCAGCCGCTGCACAATCCCGAAACGATCCCGCAGGGGCGAGGTGAGCAGGCCGGCACGGGTAGTGGCGCCGACCAGGGTAAAAGGCGGCAGATCCAGCTTGATGGAACGGGCTGCCGGCCCCTCGCCGATCATGATGTCGATCTGGTAATCCTCCATGGCCGGATAGAGGATCTCCTCAACCACGGGACTGAGGCGATGGATTTCGTCCACAAACAGGACATCGTGGGGTTCCAGATTGGTCAGCAATGCCGCCAGATCGCCGGGGCGTTCCAGCACGGGCCCCGCGGAGTGTTTCATGTTTACCCCCAGCTCGTTGGCGATAATATGCGAGAGCGTGGTCTTGCCCAGCCCGGGAGGCCCGAAGATCAGCACATGGTCCAGTGACTCGCCGCGGTTGCGCGCCGCCTCGATGAAAATCCCCATCTGCTCGCGCACCGCCGCCTGGCCCACATAATCGGCCAGCCTGGCGGGCCGGATGGCCCGGTCCAGGGCATCCTCGGCGCCCTGCTGGTGGGCGGCAATCAGGCGATCGTTTTCAATCATCGGGTTCCAGGAGCCTGTGTTGGAATAATTATAATATCAACGACTTACCGCCGCCTTGAGGGCGGCGCGGATAATATCTTCACTGTTTCGGCCCTCGCTGTCCACCGACTGGACCATACGAGAAGCTTCCTGGGGCTTGTAGCCCAGAGCAATCAGGGCGCTGACCGCCTCCCGGTCGGCCTCCTGCGAGCCGGCCGCGGGGGCCACGCCCCCGGCTGGCGGCGTGGCCGCCAGCTCCTCGTCCTCCCAGTCGGCCAGCCGATCGCGCATCTCCATGATCAGCCGTTCGGCGGTCTTTTTACCCACTCCGGGCAACTGGACCAGGCTGCGGCTGTCGTTGTCGTGCACGCAACGGGCAAATTCGCCGGCGCTCATACCCGAAAGAATCGCCAGGGCCAGCTTGGCCCCCACGCCGTTCACCCGGATCAGACTGCGGAACAGACGCCGTTCCTGTTCGCTCGCGAATCCGTACAGCTGCTGTGCATCCTCGCGCACCACCAGATGGGTTTGCAGGGTCACCGGCTGGTTCAGCTCCGGCAACTGGTAAAAGGTCGACATGGGCGCCTCGATCTCATAGCCCACCCCGTGCACGTCCACCAGCAACTGCGGCGGCTGCTTGCTGACCAGAATCCCCTGAATACGCCCGATCACCTGTTAACTCCTGCCTGGATTTTGTCTAACTGTACCATTTCTTGAGTTCTCTGGAATTAACGCGGAGGTCGCGGAGGCGCAAAGACGCGGAGACAAAATTTTCTGGATTTGGCTCACGGCAGGACCTACCTCACA
Coding sequences:
- the ruvA gene encoding Holliday junction branch migration protein RuvA — encoded protein: MIGRIQGILVSKQPPQLLVDVHGVGYEIEAPMSTFYQLPELNQPVTLQTHLVVREDAQQLYGFASEQERRLFRSLIRVNGVGAKLALAILSGMSAGEFARCVHDNDSRSLVQLPGVGKKTAERLIMEMRDRLADWEDEELAATPPAGGVAPAAGSQEADREAVSALIALGYKPQEASRMVQSVDSEGRNSEDIIRAALKAAVSR
- the ybgC gene encoding tol-pal system-associated acyl-CoA thioesterase, with amino-acid sequence MNEFLWPVRVYYEDTDAGGVVYYANYLKFMERARTEWLRKLGFEQDELIAQHNVLFAVRRVTVDYRQPARFNEKLVVSARVAEAGKASLTFAQAIYREAGNVLLCDGEVKIASLDALTFRPRAIPGELQQKLVV
- the ruvB gene encoding Holliday junction branch migration DNA helicase RuvB, whose product is MENDRLIAAHQQGAEDALDRAIRPARLADYVGQAAVREQMGIFIEAARNRGESLDHVLIFGPPGLGKTTLSHIIANELGVNMKHSAGPVLERPGDLAALLTNLEPHDVLFVDEIHRLSPVVEEILYPAMEDYQIDIMIGEGPAARSIKLDLPPFTLVGATTRAGLLTSPLRDRFGIVQRLEFYSPDDLLRIVRRSAQILEVEIEDEGALEIARRSRGTPRITNRLLRRVRDYAQVKSDGRISAAVAHEALDMLDVDNHGFDMMDRKLLLTIIEKFSGGPVGIDNLAAAIGEERGTIEDVLEPYLIQQGFMMRTPRGRMATRHAYLHFGLPAPATETAASSLELFDNQ
- the tolQ gene encoding protein TolQ — encoded protein: MSITHLILEASFVVQLVMLLLLVVSILSWTLIFFKYAVIKRARAAAEQFERRFWSGVDLGDLYKRLSSRRGRLEGMELIFESGFREFAQLRKNRNVDSMAVIEGAQRAMRVALNREIDRLENHLSFLATVGSTSPYVGLFGTVWGIMNSFMGLGAVKQATIATVAPGIAEALIATAMGLFAAIPAVIAYNRYSNDVERLISKYDIFAEEFSSILQRQTHTSSAADSS